The Williamwhitmania sp. genome window below encodes:
- a CDS encoding PqqD family protein, with translation MIVKANIALSDNGFVFNPATGDSFTLNETGKVVLTLIKDGKSLKQITNFMKEEYDVDEVTLDRYLADFVNDLRVNNLLEE, from the coding sequence ATGATAGTAAAAGCGAACATTGCGTTGAGCGACAACGGATTTGTTTTCAATCCGGCGACTGGAGATTCATTCACTTTGAATGAAACGGGTAAGGTGGTGCTTACGCTCATTAAGGATGGGAAGAGCCTCAAGCAAATTACCAATTTCATGAAGGAGGAATACGATGTGGACGAGGTAACGTTGGATCGTTACTTGGCTGACTTTGTAAATGACCTTAGAGTTAACAATCTATTGGAGGAATAG
- the eno gene encoding phosphopyruvate hydratase, protein MKIKEVSAIEILDSRGNPTVEVNMKLEDGTTARAMVPSGASTGEREAYELRDGDKKRYGGKGVLKAVDNVNKIIAKELVGKCFVSQRELDYLMVGLDGTPNKSKLGANAILGVSMAYARAEAMSAKMPLYQYLGGSNAHLLPVPCMNIINGGKHADNNVDFQEFMVAPHGASSFTEAIQMGIEVFHTLKGVLKAKGYSTGVGDEGGFAPDLKSNDEAVEVILEAITKAGFKPGAEVSICLDPAASELWEDGKYKMFKSTGKLITSDDLIKLWESWAKQYPIVLLEDGLAENDWNGWKNLTQTLGNKIEIVGDDLFCTNKAILAEGIEKGVANSILIKLNQIGTVTETLETIELAYHNKYNCFVSHRSGETIDSFIADLTVAVNAGHLKTGSGCRGERIEKFNQLMRIENQLGKASRFAGKKAFKNAQ, encoded by the coding sequence ATGAAAATTAAAGAAGTTAGTGCAATCGAGATTCTCGATTCGAGGGGCAATCCAACGGTTGAGGTCAACATGAAGCTTGAGGATGGCACAACTGCGCGTGCTATGGTCCCAAGCGGTGCATCAACCGGTGAGCGCGAAGCCTATGAGCTACGCGACGGCGATAAGAAACGCTATGGAGGAAAAGGTGTGCTTAAAGCGGTTGACAACGTCAACAAAATAATTGCAAAGGAGCTTGTTGGTAAATGCTTTGTTAGCCAAAGGGAGCTTGACTACCTTATGGTTGGACTTGATGGAACTCCTAATAAGTCGAAGCTGGGCGCCAATGCTATTTTGGGTGTTTCAATGGCGTATGCTCGTGCCGAGGCTATGAGCGCCAAGATGCCTCTTTACCAGTATCTGGGTGGCAGCAATGCCCACCTCTTACCTGTGCCATGCATGAACATTATTAATGGTGGTAAGCATGCCGATAACAATGTTGACTTTCAGGAATTTATGGTTGCCCCACATGGAGCCTCTTCGTTTACCGAGGCCATCCAGATGGGCATTGAGGTTTTTCACACGCTTAAGGGAGTACTTAAGGCCAAGGGCTACAGTACTGGAGTAGGCGATGAGGGCGGTTTTGCCCCCGACCTGAAGTCGAACGATGAAGCCGTGGAGGTTATTCTTGAAGCCATTACCAAGGCTGGGTTCAAGCCAGGAGCAGAGGTAAGTATTTGCCTCGACCCTGCTGCCAGCGAGCTGTGGGAGGATGGGAAATACAAGATGTTTAAGAGCACTGGTAAGCTCATCACAAGCGATGATCTAATTAAGTTGTGGGAGAGTTGGGCAAAGCAATACCCCATTGTGCTGCTCGAGGACGGTTTGGCCGAGAACGACTGGAACGGATGGAAAAACCTTACACAAACCCTAGGAAATAAGATTGAAATTGTGGGTGATGACCTCTTCTGCACCAACAAGGCAATTCTGGCTGAGGGTATTGAGAAAGGTGTGGCCAACTCCATTCTGATTAAGCTAAACCAGATTGGTACCGTAACCGAAACGTTGGAGACCATAGAGCTTGCCTACCACAATAAGTATAACTGTTTCGTATCGCACCGTAGCGGCGAAACTATCGACAGCTTTATTGCCGACTTAACCGTTGCCGTTAATGCCGGACACCTGAAAACCGGTAGCGGTTGTCGAGGCGAGCGCATCGAGAAGTTTAATCAGCTGATGCGTATTGAGAACCAGCTGGGCAAGGCTTCACGCTTTGCAGGCAAGAAGGCGTTTAAGAACGCACAGTAG
- a CDS encoding ATP-grasp domain-containing protein, which translates to MEVTVAVTGLNNIDSPGPGIPVIRGIRESKEFEARIIGLAYEHLEPGIYMSDLVDKTYMIPYPSEGKDALLKRLLEIHAKERIDVIIPNFDAELFSFIKLEQQLANAGIRTYLPTLAQFEERHKSNLPAFGRKYGVEVPEGVDVFSHADLHNAMKSMEYPVMIKGKYYDAYVAHSEAQADEYFSKMSAKWGLPVIVQEFIKGTEVNVIALGDGKGNLVAAVPMRKQYITDKGKAWGGITIDEPKMLNLAKHILSQTKWRGGLELELIRTSDNKLYLLEINPRIPAWVYLAVGAGQNIPEALLKLALGMDVKPYSRYDVGKMFVRYSYDMIVDLDRYSSLTINGEL; encoded by the coding sequence ATGGAGGTAACGGTTGCCGTAACGGGGCTTAATAACATCGATAGTCCCGGACCTGGAATTCCCGTAATTCGTGGGATTCGAGAATCGAAAGAGTTTGAGGCTAGGATTATTGGGCTGGCATACGAGCATCTAGAGCCAGGAATTTATATGAGCGACTTGGTTGATAAAACCTATATGATTCCATATCCATCGGAAGGAAAGGATGCTCTCTTGAAACGATTACTGGAGATACATGCCAAGGAGAGGATCGATGTTATTATTCCAAATTTCGATGCCGAACTTTTTTCGTTTATTAAGTTGGAACAGCAGCTTGCAAACGCAGGTATTAGAACCTACCTCCCAACTTTGGCGCAGTTTGAGGAACGGCACAAGTCAAATCTTCCTGCCTTTGGGAGGAAATATGGTGTGGAGGTTCCTGAGGGCGTTGATGTTTTCAGCCATGCTGATTTACATAATGCGATGAAGTCGATGGAGTATCCGGTGATGATAAAGGGGAAATACTACGACGCGTATGTAGCACATTCGGAGGCGCAGGCTGATGAGTATTTTTCAAAGATGTCGGCAAAGTGGGGGCTCCCAGTTATTGTTCAGGAGTTTATTAAGGGAACAGAGGTGAATGTTATAGCCCTTGGCGATGGAAAGGGGAATTTAGTAGCTGCAGTGCCCATGCGCAAGCAATACATTACCGATAAGGGTAAGGCTTGGGGTGGAATCACCATTGATGAACCCAAAATGCTCAACTTGGCAAAGCACATACTATCCCAAACAAAGTGGAGAGGGGGCTTGGAGTTGGAACTGATTCGAACTTCGGATAATAAGCTCTACCTTCTTGAAATAAACCCACGGATTCCAGCTTGGGTATACCTAGCCGTTGGAGCTGGTCAAAATATTCCCGAGGCTTTATTGAAGTTGGCGTTGGGGATGGATGTTAAGCCATACAGCCGGTATGATGTGGGCAAAATGTTTGTGAGATACTCCTACGACATGATTGTCGATTTAGACCGTTACTCTTCGCTAACCATTAATGGGGAGCTGTAG